A stretch of Lysobacter sp. K5869 DNA encodes these proteins:
- a CDS encoding heme o synthase — protein MSAAPRPTAKQYWDLTKPRVVALIVFTAFVGMFMAVPGWPPLRESVLGFFGIWLAAASAATINQLLDSRIDAKMARTSWRPIVAGQVTPRQALVFALVLAALSMTILVLWVNPITAALTFASLIGYAVVYTVYLKRATPQNIVIGGIAGAAPPLLGWAAVTGMSGEWDWAHALLLVLIIFVWTPPHFWALAIFRRADYARAMVPMLPVTHGVQYTRWQILFYTVLLVAVTVLPWAAGMSGLFYLGGALVLGAVFLYYAWKLMDPPDELYAMKVFNYSIVYLMALFAFLLVDHWLLPALAPAAAFELRPLG, from the coding sequence ATGAGCGCCGCGCCGCGACCCACCGCCAAGCAGTACTGGGACCTGACCAAGCCGCGCGTGGTCGCGCTGATCGTGTTCACCGCCTTCGTCGGCATGTTCATGGCGGTGCCGGGCTGGCCGCCGCTGCGCGAGTCGGTGCTGGGCTTCTTCGGCATCTGGCTCGCCGCCGCGTCGGCGGCGACGATCAACCAACTGCTGGACTCGCGCATCGACGCCAAGATGGCGCGCACCTCCTGGCGGCCGATCGTGGCTGGGCAAGTGACCCCGCGTCAGGCGCTGGTGTTCGCGCTGGTGCTGGCGGCGCTGTCGATGACGATCCTGGTGCTGTGGGTGAATCCGATCACCGCCGCGCTGACGTTCGCGTCGTTGATCGGCTACGCGGTGGTCTACACCGTCTACCTCAAGCGCGCCACGCCGCAGAACATCGTCATCGGCGGCATCGCCGGCGCGGCGCCGCCGCTGCTGGGCTGGGCCGCGGTGACCGGCATGAGCGGCGAATGGGATTGGGCGCACGCGCTGCTGCTGGTGCTGATCATCTTCGTCTGGACGCCGCCGCACTTCTGGGCGCTGGCGATCTTCCGCCGCGCCGACTACGCGCGGGCGATGGTGCCGATGCTGCCGGTGACCCACGGCGTGCAGTACACGCGCTGGCAGATCCTGTTCTACACCGTGTTGCTGGTGGCGGTGACGGTGCTGCCGTGGGCCGCGGGCATGAGCGGGCTGTTCTACCTCGGCGGCGCCTTGGTGCTGGGCGCGGTGTTCCTGTACTACGCCTGGAAGCTGATGGACCCGCCGGACGAGCTGTACGCGATGAAGGTGTTCAACTACTCCATCGTGTACCTGATGGCGCTGTTCGCGTTCTTGCTGGTCGATCATTGGCTGCTGCCGGCGTTGGCGCCTGCGGCGGCGTTCGAGTTGCGTCCGCTCGGCTGA
- a CDS encoding amidohydrolase family protein, protein MRRSFALRLIASCLAVLALGAAHASAPRAATVEFRDGRWFDGEGFRAGTWYSVDGSLTRARPGRVDRVVDLDGGYVSPPLAEAHNHNLQNAWGAKNFRGRYIDGGVQYAAMLCGDPIDRAQAREALGADAPLDVLYASACISSSDGHPLAMARRNADGSLRPPEDVYDRDYLTMDSPEDIERKWPMVRAAQPDLIKAILVHSERPERRGDPRYFGLNGLRPELLAPLVRRARADGVRVAAHVESAADFRVAVEAGVDLIAHLPGYQIWDGRGEADYRLDDATIALAAQRGIALIATANAAQLLAGEDAAKLERVRALQRDNLRRLLAAGVPLAVGSDRFDATVRAEIDYLAALELMAPARLWRAAVEYTPSLLFPRRRIGRIAEGYEANFIVLAENPLRAPKALDGIRLKVRRGAVY, encoded by the coding sequence GTGCGCCGTTCGTTCGCCTTGCGATTGATCGCTTCGTGTCTCGCCGTGCTCGCGCTGGGCGCGGCGCACGCTTCGGCGCCGCGCGCCGCCACCGTCGAATTCCGCGACGGCCGTTGGTTCGACGGCGAAGGGTTCCGCGCCGGCACCTGGTATTCGGTCGACGGTTCGCTGACGCGCGCGCGGCCCGGGCGCGTAGACCGCGTCGTCGATCTCGACGGCGGTTACGTCAGCCCGCCCCTGGCCGAGGCGCACAACCACAACCTGCAAAACGCCTGGGGCGCGAAGAATTTTCGCGGCCGCTACATCGACGGCGGCGTGCAGTACGCGGCGATGCTGTGCGGCGACCCCATCGACCGCGCGCAGGCGCGCGAAGCCTTGGGTGCGGACGCGCCGCTGGATGTGCTCTATGCCAGCGCCTGCATTTCAAGCTCCGACGGCCACCCGCTGGCGATGGCGCGGCGAAACGCCGACGGAAGCCTGCGGCCGCCCGAAGACGTTTACGACCGCGATTATTTGACGATGGATTCGCCCGAAGACATCGAGCGCAAATGGCCGATGGTGCGCGCCGCCCAGCCCGATCTGATCAAGGCCATCCTGGTCCATAGCGAGCGCCCGGAGCGGCGTGGCGATCCGCGCTATTTCGGCCTGAACGGCCTGCGTCCCGAGCTGCTGGCGCCGCTGGTGCGGCGCGCCCGCGCCGACGGCGTGCGCGTGGCCGCGCACGTCGAATCGGCCGCGGACTTCCGCGTCGCGGTCGAGGCCGGCGTGGATCTGATCGCGCACTTGCCGGGCTATCAAATCTGGGACGGTCGCGGCGAGGCGGATTATCGCCTCGACGACGCGACCATCGCTCTGGCCGCGCAGCGCGGGATTGCGCTGATCGCCACCGCCAACGCCGCGCAACTGCTGGCCGGCGAGGATGCCGCCAAGCTCGAACGCGTGCGCGCGCTGCAACGCGACAACCTGCGTCGGCTGCTCGCCGCGGGCGTGCCGCTCGCCGTCGGCAGCGATCGCTTCGACGCCACGGTGCGCGCCGAGATCGACTATCTGGCCGCGCTGGAGCTGATGGCGCCCGCGCGACTGTGGCGCGCCGCCGTCGAATACACGCCGTCGCTGTTGTTCCCGCGGCGCCGCATCGGCCGCATCGCCGAAGGCTACGAGGCCAATTTCATCGTTCTGGCCGAGAATCCGCTGCGGGCGCCGAAAGCGCTCGACGGCATCCGCTTGAAAGTGCGCCGGGGCGCGGTCTACTAA
- a CDS encoding amidohydrolase family protein gives MLQSADVESPRAPRRVLFRALSALLLAAALPAAAQQASDTVVVTAAKLFDASSGRLIDRPQIVIREGRIAAVGRAGDAAPEGARRLDLPGMTVLPGLIDMHVHLDSDPTFGGYTGLQFNDRFWSVVAVKHAQQTLQAGFTTVRNVGADAWNDVGLRQAIDEGKLVGPRIVTAAYSFGATGGHCDSTYFPPSMAQKNPYNADSPEQARKSVRELRKYGAQVIKICATGGVFSRNTEPGQQQMSYEEMKAVADEAHQWGLRVAAHAHGAAGIRDAIRAGVDTIEHASLIDDEGIRLAKQHGAWLSMDIYNTDYTQAEGKKNGVLEDNLRKDREVADIQRENFRRAHAAGVKMVYGTDAGVYPHGLNGRQFAVMTRYGMTAAQAIRAATFDAAQALGRKDVGLIETGRWGDLIAVAGDPTQDVRLLESVPVVVKGGEVVKDAR, from the coding sequence ATGCTGCAGTCCGCTGATGTCGAATCGCCGCGCGCGCCGCGGCGCGTCTTGTTCCGCGCGTTGTCGGCGCTGTTGTTGGCGGCGGCGTTGCCTGCCGCGGCGCAGCAAGCCTCCGACACCGTGGTGGTCACCGCCGCCAAGCTGTTCGACGCGAGCAGCGGGCGCCTGATCGACCGCCCGCAGATCGTGATCCGCGAGGGCCGCATCGCCGCGGTCGGCCGCGCCGGCGACGCCGCGCCCGAGGGCGCGCGCCGCCTCGATCTGCCCGGCATGACCGTGCTGCCGGGCCTGATCGACATGCACGTGCACCTGGATTCGGATCCCACCTTCGGCGGCTACACCGGCTTGCAGTTCAACGACCGCTTCTGGTCGGTCGTCGCGGTCAAGCACGCGCAGCAGACCTTGCAGGCCGGCTTCACCACCGTGCGCAACGTCGGCGCCGATGCCTGGAACGACGTCGGCCTGCGTCAGGCCATCGACGAGGGCAAGCTCGTCGGTCCGCGCATCGTCACCGCCGCGTATTCCTTCGGCGCCACCGGCGGCCACTGCGATTCGACCTACTTCCCGCCGTCGATGGCGCAGAAGAATCCCTACAACGCCGACTCGCCCGAGCAAGCGCGCAAGAGCGTGCGCGAGCTGCGCAAGTACGGCGCGCAAGTCATCAAGATTTGCGCCACTGGCGGCGTGTTCTCGCGCAACACCGAGCCCGGCCAGCAGCAGATGAGCTATGAGGAAATGAAGGCGGTCGCCGACGAGGCGCATCAGTGGGGCTTGCGCGTGGCCGCGCACGCGCACGGCGCGGCCGGCATCCGAGACGCGATCCGCGCCGGCGTGGACACCATCGAACACGCGAGCCTGATCGACGACGAGGGCATCCGCTTGGCCAAGCAGCACGGCGCGTGGCTGTCGATGGACATCTACAACACCGACTACACCCAGGCCGAGGGCAAGAAGAACGGCGTATTGGAAGACAACCTGCGCAAGGATCGCGAAGTCGCCGACATCCAGCGCGAAAACTTCCGCCGCGCGCACGCGGCCGGGGTGAAAATGGTCTACGGCACCGACGCCGGCGTGTACCCGCACGGCCTCAACGGCCGCCAGTTCGCGGTGATGACGCGCTACGGCATGACCGCGGCGCAGGCGATCCGCGCGGCCACCTTCGACGCGGCGCAAGCCTTGGGGCGCAAGGACGTCGGTTTGATCGAAACCGGCCGCTGGGGCGATCTGATCGCGGTCGCGGGCGATCCGACGCAGGACGTTCGATTGCTGGAATCGGTGCCGGTGGTGGTCAAGGGCGGCGAAGTGGTGAAGGACGCGCGCTGA